One window of the Terriglobales bacterium genome contains the following:
- a CDS encoding molybdenum cofactor biosynthesis protein MoaE: protein MRVRVLFFGMLKEVAGRERDSVELPERSRVSDLLGKYAAMAPALKPYYDVMAVALNQEYSNPDAPLHEGDEVALIPPVSGGKSGAGKTRQGKTSKAKAADRSVRATQAMTGVAGGTPALRGQHARIVREKIDAHAVADAIKQPADGAVAVFEGIVRDHSRGRRTRYLDYEAYEPMALKQMEELAERALQQFKVREVALVHRLGRLQIGETSVLVAVAAAHRGPAFDACRWLIDTLKKTVPIWKKEHFEDGAVWADGEPFPAEVSRAGAGIPAASK from the coding sequence ATGCGCGTCCGAGTCCTATTTTTCGGGATGTTAAAAGAGGTTGCGGGGCGGGAGCGCGACAGCGTGGAGCTGCCCGAGCGCTCGCGCGTCTCCGACCTGCTGGGGAAGTATGCCGCAATGGCGCCTGCGCTCAAGCCTTATTACGACGTGATGGCGGTGGCGCTGAACCAGGAGTACAGCAATCCGGATGCGCCGCTGCACGAGGGCGATGAAGTGGCGTTGATACCGCCGGTCAGTGGTGGGAAGTCGGGGGCAGGGAAGACGAGGCAGGGAAAAACGTCAAAAGCAAAGGCCGCGGACCGGAGTGTCCGCGCTACACAGGCGATGACTGGAGTTGCCGGCGGGACCCCGGCGCTACGCGGACAGCACGCGAGGATTGTCCGGGAGAAGATTGATGCTCATGCGGTGGCGGACGCGATCAAGCAGCCGGCGGATGGCGCGGTAGCGGTGTTTGAGGGAATCGTCCGCGATCATAGTCGCGGGCGGCGTACGCGTTATCTCGATTACGAAGCTTACGAGCCCATGGCGCTGAAGCAGATGGAAGAGCTGGCGGAGCGCGCGCTGCAGCAGTTCAAGGTGCGGGAGGTCGCGCTGGTGCATCGGCTGGGGCGGTTGCAGATCGGCGAGACCAGCGTGCTGGTGGCGGTGGCGGCGGCGCATCGCGGGCCGGCGTTTGACGCCTGCCGCTGGCTGATTGATACCTTGAAGAAGACGGTGCCCATCTGGAAGAAAGAACATTTTGAGGATGGCGCGGTGTGGGCGGATGGGGAGCCGTTTCCGGCAGAGGTGTCACGGGCGGGGGCAGGCATCCCGGCAGCATCTAAGTGA
- a CDS encoding VWA domain-containing protein, with protein MIFVDPRQIARLALTAVVFLFSLIGLAQNGDSNPATARPPSSTRPPSANEDDQSTTFKVNVKLVNVFATVVDEHGSPVAGLKKEDFTLWEDKRPQKIAFFGKESALPLSIVMAIDASLSTRKDLKLETESARRFVHAILRSVDALTLYQFSDAVDEMVTFTPDLRRIDQAIDRIHVGSATALYDTLYLGARALGNRQGRKVMVVITDGGDTSSKTSYAEALRAAQESEAIVYSIIVVPIEADAGRDIGGEHALIQIASDTGGKHYYASSIAQLDAAFRQISDELRTQYLLAYYPSQRLSDSQFRRIEIQVNGPAGSGLAVRHRTGYYTMKSDW; from the coding sequence ATGATTTTTGTTGACCCAAGGCAAATTGCGCGCCTGGCGCTTACGGCCGTCGTGTTTTTGTTCAGCCTAATTGGGCTGGCACAAAACGGAGATTCCAATCCGGCGACGGCGCGGCCGCCCTCTTCGACGCGCCCACCAAGTGCCAACGAAGACGACCAGAGCACCACATTCAAGGTCAACGTAAAGCTGGTGAACGTATTCGCCACGGTGGTGGATGAGCACGGCTCGCCGGTTGCGGGCCTGAAGAAAGAAGACTTCACGCTGTGGGAGGACAAGCGTCCGCAGAAGATTGCGTTTTTCGGGAAGGAGTCCGCGCTGCCGCTATCCATTGTTATGGCGATTGACGCCAGCCTGAGCACGCGCAAGGACCTGAAGCTGGAGACGGAGTCGGCGCGGCGATTTGTGCACGCGATTTTGCGGTCGGTGGATGCGCTTACACTGTATCAGTTCAGCGACGCAGTGGATGAGATGGTGACCTTCACGCCCGACCTGCGGCGCATAGACCAGGCGATTGACCGTATCCATGTGGGCTCGGCGACCGCGCTCTACGACACGTTGTATCTGGGCGCGCGTGCGTTGGGAAACCGCCAGGGCAGGAAGGTGATGGTCGTGATCACCGACGGCGGAGATACTTCCAGCAAGACGAGTTATGCCGAGGCGCTGCGGGCGGCGCAGGAATCTGAGGCAATTGTTTACAGCATTATCGTGGTGCCGATTGAGGCCGATGCCGGGCGCGACATTGGCGGCGAACACGCGCTGATTCAAATTGCCAGCGACACCGGCGGCAAACATTATTATGCCAGCTCGATCGCCCAGTTGGATGCCGCGTTTCGCCAGATCAGCGATGAACTACGAACACAGTACCTGCTGGCCTATTACCCGTCGCAACGGCTCTCGGATTCGCAGTTCCGGCGCATTGAGATTCAGGTGAACGGGCCCGCCGGCTCGGGCCTCGCGGTGCGCCATCGGACGGGGTACTACACCATGAAGTCCGACTGGTGA
- a CDS encoding tetratricopeptide repeat protein: MNYRVRITFLLLCALLASVPARAQMKQTPSHHTEIHGVVRDAVTHTPLYHVLVRLEGQGFDTQAQTDTDQAGKFDFQNPGQQVFMVHVRQRGYKETIQQVDLTMATTEYVMFDLQPDRKDVPAALPPEGPQAGLNVRDAAVPEPARKEFAAGKVLLLEKKDPPKSIEHLRKAVSLHHPYYDAYMMLGMAYLEDAKPADAKSSLEKAIQLEPKLPDAHIALGILLSHEKDYPAAEKSLSRGLELNPQATAAEYELAKTYFAMGKVEDAEPHAANVATTHPEFPPIHVLLGNIHLRKRDNEGAVREFKEYLRLDPSGPMAEQTRTFVNKLESSSAASNK; the protein is encoded by the coding sequence ATGAATTACCGCGTTCGAATCACTTTCCTCTTACTTTGCGCACTGCTGGCCAGCGTTCCCGCGCGTGCCCAGATGAAGCAAACACCCTCTCACCACACTGAAATTCACGGAGTTGTTCGTGATGCTGTGACTCACACTCCGCTCTATCACGTCCTTGTCAGACTGGAAGGGCAGGGCTTTGACACTCAGGCTCAAACCGACACGGACCAAGCGGGCAAGTTCGATTTTCAGAATCCGGGCCAGCAGGTTTTCATGGTTCACGTCCGGCAGAGGGGCTACAAAGAAACCATCCAGCAGGTTGATCTCACGATGGCCACGACGGAATACGTCATGTTTGATCTTCAGCCCGACCGGAAGGACGTTCCAGCGGCTCTACCTCCGGAGGGGCCTCAAGCCGGTCTGAATGTTCGCGACGCAGCAGTGCCGGAACCGGCGCGCAAAGAGTTTGCCGCCGGCAAGGTGCTATTGCTGGAGAAAAAAGACCCGCCAAAAAGCATTGAGCACCTGCGGAAAGCCGTCAGCCTCCACCATCCTTATTATGACGCCTACATGATGCTGGGCATGGCTTACCTTGAGGACGCCAAGCCCGCCGACGCCAAGTCTTCATTGGAAAAAGCGATTCAGCTCGAACCCAAACTGCCCGACGCCCACATCGCGCTCGGCATTCTTTTAAGTCACGAGAAAGACTATCCCGCTGCTGAAAAGAGCCTTTCCCGCGGCCTGGAACTCAATCCCCAAGCCACCGCCGCCGAATATGAACTGGCAAAGACCTACTTCGCGATGGGCAAAGTGGAGGACGCGGAACCGCACGCCGCCAATGTTGCCACCACGCATCCGGAATTTCCTCCCATCCACGTGCTCTTGGGAAATATTCACTTGCGAAAACGAGACAACGAAGGCGCGGTGCGGGAATTTAAGGAGTATCTGCGCCTCGATCCCAGCGGCCCCATGGCAGAACAAACTCGGACTTTCGTCAACAAACTCGAGAGCTCGAGCGCAGCCTCTAACAAGTAG
- a CDS encoding GWxTD domain-containing protein, with product MRLVTLITALLLVIPSLCLAKDKASALSPHYREWLTKDAAYIITNQEKDAFLRLTSDQARDQFIERFWEIRNPTPASPDNAYKTEHYRRITYANQYFGHVSHTEGWRTDMGRVYITLGEPAQKQKLLGLQKIAPMEIWFYSNANQALPPFFYVVFYQRDPSSEFRIYSPYGDGPEKLINSVAGPQRAEALKIISNDAGADVARVTMSLIPDEPVDMEGGQISLQSDVMLATIRNLANNPLSQEQLANRRRLLEDVTHRLILGPEYLDVLTVPLRDAAGDMNLHYVLRFKKPEDFTVGEASKGGYYYSILAAVKVYSAAGKLIFTDEKKIAREIGKDKFEEIKGKVFGFEGWLPLPPSKYKLEFQLTDLLRNAAYRREVQVAIPEVQPGELQVSNLVPFTDASMIEPGQQTLPFSGAGVQFVPMAGQELQLTQGRELKFFYQVWDAPAGNVSRAGKKLDVDYSFGRMGAKDTKTLHDEIPLDQLDPGGSVLNGKKIPTVDLAPGNYRLVMTLRDPDSQAKTYGSLSFSVLTASTASPAWDVSDEGLAERAKSGTADYQRATCYQALGDREHALEWFQKAYAKSPNEERFRSKLVEMYFAHQEYSRVADLYVKSGIGNSTDDETIVRIAESFDKTGDTRKAVEVMESAASLKPGSGPLQLGLAEYYRKTGDLQKAAAAEQKGKQLMSAHPES from the coding sequence GTGCGTTTGGTAACGTTGATCACAGCGCTGTTGCTGGTGATACCGAGTCTCTGCTTAGCAAAAGATAAAGCCTCTGCGCTTTCTCCCCACTATCGCGAATGGCTGACAAAAGATGCAGCCTACATAATTACGAACCAGGAAAAAGATGCGTTTTTGAGATTGACCAGCGATCAGGCGCGAGATCAATTCATCGAGCGCTTCTGGGAGATACGCAATCCGACTCCAGCTTCACCCGACAACGCCTACAAGACTGAGCATTATCGCCGAATCACGTACGCGAACCAGTACTTTGGGCACGTGAGCCATACCGAAGGCTGGCGAACCGACATGGGACGCGTCTATATAACCTTGGGTGAACCCGCCCAAAAGCAGAAACTGCTTGGGCTGCAAAAGATCGCGCCCATGGAGATCTGGTTCTACTCCAACGCAAACCAGGCATTGCCGCCTTTTTTCTACGTGGTCTTTTATCAGCGGGATCCAAGCAGTGAGTTCCGAATCTATAGTCCCTATGGCGATGGGCCGGAAAAGCTCATCAACAGCGTGGCGGGGCCGCAACGTGCAGAAGCGCTGAAGATCATCTCAAACGATGCTGGGGCTGATGTCGCGCGGGTCACGATGAGCCTGATTCCCGATGAACCTGTGGATATGGAGGGCGGGCAAATCAGTTTGCAATCTGATGTGATGCTGGCGACCATCCGGAACCTTGCCAACAATCCGCTGTCGCAAGAACAGCTGGCGAACCGTCGCCGGCTCCTCGAGGACGTGACCCACCGACTCATCCTGGGTCCTGAATATCTGGATGTGCTTACTGTCCCGCTCCGTGACGCCGCAGGCGATATGAATTTGCATTACGTGCTGCGATTCAAGAAGCCGGAGGATTTTACGGTGGGAGAGGCCTCCAAAGGAGGCTACTACTACTCAATTCTTGCCGCAGTAAAAGTTTATTCCGCGGCCGGCAAGCTGATTTTTACTGACGAGAAAAAGATCGCGCGGGAAATAGGAAAAGATAAATTCGAAGAGATTAAGGGCAAGGTGTTCGGGTTTGAAGGATGGTTGCCACTTCCTCCGAGCAAGTACAAATTGGAATTCCAACTGACCGACCTGTTGCGCAATGCTGCCTACCGTCGTGAGGTACAGGTAGCAATTCCGGAAGTGCAACCCGGAGAACTGCAGGTTTCTAATCTCGTTCCGTTTACAGATGCAAGCATGATTGAGCCAGGGCAACAAACCTTGCCGTTCAGTGGCGCAGGCGTGCAATTTGTTCCCATGGCGGGCCAGGAACTGCAGTTGACCCAAGGCCGAGAACTAAAGTTTTTTTACCAAGTGTGGGATGCGCCGGCGGGAAACGTTTCTCGAGCGGGCAAGAAGCTTGACGTGGATTATTCATTCGGCAGGATGGGAGCTAAGGACACCAAGACGCTGCACGATGAAATTCCCCTCGATCAGTTGGATCCGGGCGGCTCTGTCCTCAACGGAAAAAAGATACCGACCGTGGATCTGGCGCCGGGGAATTATCGGCTGGTTATGACGTTGCGTGATCCGGACAGTCAAGCGAAGACCTATGGCTCGCTAAGTTTCAGCGTGCTAACGGCCTCGACCGCTTCGCCTGCGTGGGATGTTTCCGACGAGGGCTTAGCGGAGAGAGCCAAAAGCGGCACGGCAGACTATCAAAGGGCGACTTGCTACCAGGCACTCGGAGATCGCGAGCACGCGCTGGAGTGGTTTCAGAAAGCCTATGCGAAGAGTCCTAACGAAGAGCGTTTCCGCAGCAAATTGGTAGAAATGTATTTCGCCCACCAGGAATATTCGCGCGTAGCCGATCTTTATGTAAAAAGCGGCATCGGCAACTCAACCGACGACGAAACAATTGTTAGGATCGCGGAGAGTTTCGACAAGACGGGAGACACCAGAAAAGCGGTTGAAGTGATGGAGTCAGCCGCCAGCCTGAAACCGGGGAGCGGGCCACTGCAGCTCGGTCTGGCTGAATATTATCGGAAGACTGGCGACCTGCAGAAAGCGGCAGCCGCTGAACAAAAGGGCAAACAGCTGATGTCAGCTCATCCCGAGTCATAG